In one Tachysurus vachellii isolate PV-2020 chromosome 24, HZAU_Pvac_v1, whole genome shotgun sequence genomic region, the following are encoded:
- the fgf8b gene encoding fibroblast growth factor 8b codes for MKLKSSKWGYLLIQFMTLIFYAQTATGLHSVSVPNFKQHVTEHSRLSDRTSRRLTRTYQLYSRTSGRHVQVLSNKRVVANGEDGDVHAKLIVETDTFGSRIRIRGAKTGFYICMNKKGKLIGRRKGHGKDCIFTEIVLENNYTALQNAKYKGWYMAFTRKGRPRKATRTQQHQREAHFMKRFPRGHLLTEHKPFDIVPYQLNKRTKHSHRPAVN; via the exons ATGAAGCTGAAATCATCTAAATGGGGTTACCT gttAATCCAATTTATGACACTAATCTTTTACGCACAG ACGGCTACAGGCCTGCATTCTGTGTCCGTGCCGAACTTCAAGCAGCACGTGACCGAGCACAGCCGCTTATCGGACCGCACGAGCCGCCGGTTGACGCGCACCTACCAGCTCTACAGCCGCACAAGCGGCAGACACGTGCAGGTGCTGAGCAATAAGAGAGTTGTGGCTAATGGCGAGGACGGAGACGTGCACG CCAAACTGATCGTGGAGACCGACACGTTTGGGAGTCGGATTCGTATCCGTGGAGCTAAGACAGGCTTCTACATATGCATGAACAAGAAAGGAAAGCTGATTGGACGG AGAAAGGGTCATGGCAAGGACTGCATTTTCACTGAAATCGTCCTGGAGAACAACTACACAGCACTGCAGAACGCTAAGTACAAAGGCTGGTACATGGCGTTTACACGTAAGGGCCGACCACGGAAGGCGACGCGCACGCAACAGCACCAGAGAGAAGCTCATTTCATGAAACGCTTTCCACGGGGACACCTGCTTACTGAGCATAAGCCCTTCGATATTGTCCCTTATCAGCTCAACAAGAGGACTAAACACAGCCACCGGCCTGCCGTCAACTAA